A genome region from Sphingobacteriaceae bacterium GW460-11-11-14-LB5 includes the following:
- a CDS encoding CusA/CzcA family heavy metal efflux RND transporter — MLNKIIGFSVRNKLIIALFVLSLVGWGAYEVTKLPIDALPDITDNQVQVITVSPSLGAPDIERLITFPIEQSCSSISGLKQIRSFSRFGLSLVTIVFNEETDVYWARQQIAERLQQVQQEIPQGIGSPVMAPVSTGLGEIYQYVVRPRKGYEGKYDAQALRTVQDWIVRRQLLGTPGVAEVSSFGGRLKQYEVAVKQDQLKAYGLTIAEIFDALEKNNENTGGAYIEKGPTVLYIRSEGLTTSLADIEKIVVKTLDNGMPVLMGQVAKVQYGSAIRYGAMTYNAQGEVAGAVVMMLKGENSSVVVKRVKDKIAEIQKMVPEGVVVEPFLDRTKMVDNAISTVETNLMEGALIVIFVLVFFLGNLRAGLIVSSVIPLSMLFAIILMNTFGVGGNLMSLGAIDFGLIVDGSVIVVEAILHRFSHSKHFRTLNRIDQNQMDAEVEKSTGSMIKSAVFSQIIILIVYLPILSLEGIEGKMFKPMAWTIAFAILGAFILSITYVPMMSALCLNKVISHKKNLTDKLMAWIERRYQPVLGKVLYFPKTILAVTLSLFAISVFIMGTLGGEFIPQLEEGDFAVETRLLTGSNLNNTIETTQKASKILLEKFPEVQKIVTKIGSAEVPTDPMPFEAGDMMVILKPKKEWTSAKSFPELSAKMTEAVEVIPGITVGFQFPVQMRFNELMTGARQDVVCKIFGEDLDSLAIYAKRLGAIIGTVNGAINVYEEQVTGMPQVVIKYNRDGMAKYGINVGDVNRVVNTAFAGQIAGQVYEGEKRFDMVVRLDEAARKDMRDVENLMVLTKSGNQVPLSMVANIEEVEGVNQIQRENTKRRIIVGFNVKDRDVQSIVEELQQKAGQKLNLSKGYTISYGGSFENMTAAKSRLAIVVPIALLLIFLLLYFAFSSVKQGLLIYTAIPLSAIGGILALWIRDLPFSISAGVGFIALFGVAVLNGILLVTEFNRLKKEGWTDVKRIVIHATKSKLRAVLMTALVPSLGFIPMAISTGAGGAVQKPLATVVIGGLLVSTLLTLFVLPMLYILFEKGFSYFRQQRKLAVIAIFIIIGLQNANAQQQISLKSALDTAMKNNVLLHIAKTEVQYYQQLVKTTFDVPKTAVSFDYGKFNSLANDNKVSVVQSLDFPTVYARQHAVHKINVKISEEQVNGKKLDLKTEIKSAYYNLILLKEKRKLLIWADSVYSAFLNKSSQRFKSGDVDVLELRTAENQKQQIANQLEVLKTDYAQNLNHFRFLLDSKSLLEPATDSAIYHANFLLKAETDNSPAIKLSEAQLELAQKQKALEKSKLMPSLNFGYNNSSIVGWQSNNAGAEQYFDKSKRFSSVSVGVGIPIFFGAQQSRIKASEILIQQKQRELELTKKSLDNELENARERYQQLERLIGSYQKVSLANAGDIIRSATAKLNAGEIAYLDWVILINQSIQLKAEYYDKVQQFNEAAFAIERITATDK; from the coding sequence ATGTTGAATAAGATCATTGGCTTTTCCGTTAGGAATAAGCTGATTATTGCTTTATTCGTGCTCTCGCTTGTAGGCTGGGGCGCATATGAAGTTACCAAATTACCTATTGATGCCCTTCCCGATATTACCGATAACCAGGTACAGGTCATCACCGTTTCGCCTTCATTGGGCGCGCCGGATATTGAACGTCTAATTACTTTTCCTATAGAACAATCCTGTAGCAGTATTTCAGGATTAAAACAGATCCGAAGTTTTTCACGCTTTGGACTTTCACTCGTTACTATTGTCTTTAACGAAGAAACTGATGTGTATTGGGCACGGCAACAGATTGCCGAACGCCTGCAACAGGTTCAACAGGAAATTCCGCAGGGTATTGGGTCGCCGGTAATGGCGCCTGTTTCAACCGGTTTGGGCGAAATTTACCAATACGTAGTAAGGCCCAGGAAAGGTTATGAAGGTAAGTATGATGCACAGGCACTCCGTACCGTTCAAGACTGGATTGTAAGAAGACAGCTTTTGGGAACACCCGGTGTTGCTGAGGTTTCTAGCTTTGGCGGACGGTTGAAACAGTACGAAGTGGCTGTAAAACAAGATCAGCTTAAGGCCTATGGATTAACTATTGCAGAGATCTTTGATGCCCTGGAGAAAAATAATGAGAATACCGGAGGGGCGTATATTGAAAAAGGCCCGACTGTGCTCTACATCAGGAGCGAAGGACTGACGACAAGTTTGGCTGATATTGAGAAAATTGTAGTGAAAACCCTTGATAACGGAATGCCCGTGCTGATGGGGCAGGTAGCCAAAGTACAATACGGCTCGGCAATACGTTATGGCGCAATGACTTATAACGCACAGGGTGAAGTGGCAGGCGCTGTAGTCATGATGCTGAAGGGCGAAAATTCTTCGGTTGTAGTAAAAAGAGTAAAGGATAAGATAGCCGAGATCCAAAAAATGGTGCCCGAAGGTGTGGTGGTAGAGCCTTTTCTCGATCGGACCAAGATGGTAGATAATGCCATTAGTACAGTGGAAACCAATTTAATGGAAGGTGCACTGATTGTAATATTTGTTCTGGTTTTTTTTCTAGGCAATCTGCGTGCTGGGCTGATCGTTTCGTCGGTCATCCCACTATCCATGCTGTTTGCCATTATACTGATGAACACCTTTGGGGTTGGCGGCAATTTAATGTCGCTTGGTGCTATTGATTTTGGGCTCATTGTTGATGGATCGGTTATCGTTGTGGAAGCTATTCTCCACCGGTTTTCGCACAGCAAACATTTCAGAACCCTTAACCGGATCGATCAGAACCAGATGGATGCAGAGGTTGAAAAATCAACTGGCTCAATGATCAAATCGGCCGTATTCAGTCAGATCATTATCCTCATTGTATATCTGCCTATTTTATCATTGGAAGGCATTGAGGGCAAAATGTTTAAGCCTATGGCCTGGACCATTGCTTTCGCTATTCTCGGTGCTTTTATACTCTCGATTACCTATGTACCCATGATGTCTGCATTGTGCCTGAACAAAGTAATCAGCCACAAAAAAAATCTAACCGATAAATTAATGGCATGGATAGAACGCCGGTATCAGCCTGTACTGGGTAAGGTGCTTTATTTCCCCAAAACCATATTGGCCGTTACCTTATCCCTTTTCGCCATTTCTGTTTTCATTATGGGCACACTGGGTGGAGAATTTATCCCACAGTTAGAAGAAGGCGATTTTGCAGTAGAAACACGTTTATTAACCGGGAGTAACCTGAACAATACCATCGAGACTACCCAGAAAGCTTCGAAAATTCTATTGGAAAAATTTCCTGAGGTACAGAAAATAGTGACCAAAATTGGAAGTGCTGAAGTGCCAACAGACCCTATGCCTTTCGAGGCCGGAGACATGATGGTTATTCTAAAACCTAAAAAAGAATGGACATCGGCCAAATCTTTCCCAGAACTCAGTGCAAAAATGACCGAAGCAGTGGAAGTTATCCCCGGGATTACCGTTGGCTTCCAATTCCCTGTGCAAATGCGTTTTAATGAACTGATGACCGGTGCACGGCAGGATGTAGTGTGTAAGATTTTTGGTGAAGACCTCGATTCGCTGGCCATTTATGCAAAGCGGCTGGGCGCTATTATCGGTACGGTAAACGGTGCCATTAATGTTTACGAAGAACAGGTTACCGGAATGCCCCAGGTGGTTATTAAGTACAACCGTGATGGAATGGCCAAATATGGTATAAATGTAGGCGATGTAAACCGTGTAGTAAATACGGCCTTTGCCGGACAGATTGCCGGGCAGGTGTATGAAGGCGAAAAAAGATTCGATATGGTAGTGCGGTTGGATGAAGCCGCCAGAAAGGATATGCGTGATGTAGAAAATCTGATGGTACTCACCAAATCAGGTAACCAGGTTCCCTTAAGTATGGTTGCCAATATCGAAGAAGTAGAAGGCGTAAACCAGATTCAAAGAGAAAATACCAAAAGAAGAATTATTGTCGGCTTTAATGTTAAGGACAGAGATGTGCAGTCTATTGTTGAGGAACTACAGCAAAAAGCCGGGCAAAAATTAAACCTCTCTAAAGGCTACACCATATCTTATGGCGGCTCTTTCGAAAATATGACGGCCGCTAAATCACGTCTGGCCATTGTGGTACCCATTGCACTGTTACTGATCTTTTTACTTTTATATTTCGCCTTCAGTTCAGTAAAGCAGGGTTTATTGATCTACACTGCTATCCCCTTGTCTGCCATTGGCGGAATACTTGCCCTTTGGATCAGGGATCTGCCTTTTAGCATCTCTGCCGGGGTAGGCTTTATTGCACTGTTCGGGGTTGCTGTACTAAACGGGATTTTACTTGTTACAGAGTTTAACCGTTTAAAAAAAGAAGGCTGGACTGATGTTAAACGCATTGTAATACATGCCACCAAATCAAAACTCCGTGCGGTGTTAATGACGGCCCTGGTTCCTTCCCTGGGCTTTATCCCGATGGCCATTAGCACTGGTGCCGGAGGCGCAGTACAAAAACCCCTGGCTACAGTTGTAATCGGAGGACTACTGGTTTCTACCCTGTTAACTTTGTTTGTTTTACCCATGTTGTATATATTATTCGAAAAAGGTTTCAGTTATTTCCGTCAGCAAAGAAAATTGGCCGTTATCGCCATTTTTATAATTATTGGTTTGCAAAATGCCAATGCCCAGCAGCAGATCAGTCTTAAATCAGCACTAGATACTGCAATGAAAAACAATGTGTTGCTACACATAGCAAAAACTGAAGTGCAATATTATCAGCAGCTCGTTAAAACCACTTTCGATGTACCTAAAACCGCGGTAAGTTTCGACTATGGCAAGTTCAACAGTCTTGCAAACGACAATAAGGTTTCTGTGGTGCAAAGTTTAGATTTCCCTACGGTTTATGCCAGGCAGCATGCGGTACATAAAATCAATGTAAAAATCAGCGAAGAACAGGTAAATGGAAAAAAACTTGACCTTAAAACGGAGATAAAGTCTGCTTATTACAATCTTATTTTATTGAAAGAAAAACGTAAACTGTTAATCTGGGCCGACAGTGTGTATAGTGCTTTTCTGAATAAATCTTCCCAGCGCTTTAAATCGGGCGATGTGGATGTGCTGGAACTGCGAACGGCCGAAAACCAAAAACAACAGATCGCCAATCAGCTCGAAGTATTGAAAACGGATTATGCACAAAACCTCAACCACTTTAGGTTTTTGCTGGATAGTAAAAGTTTGTTAGAACCTGCAACAGACAGTGCCATTTATCACGCAAATTTCTTGTTAAAAGCTGAGACAGATAACAGTCCTGCAATTAAACTGAGCGAAGCCCAGCTGGAACTTGCCCAAAAACAAAAAGCACTCGAAAAAAGCAAACTTATGCCATCATTAAATTTTGGCTACAACAATTCAAGTATTGTGGGTTGGCAGAGCAATAATGCAGGCGCTGAGCAGTATTTTGATAAGAGCAAGCGGTTTTCATCGGTTAGTGTAGGTGTGGGAATTCCTATATTTTTTGGGGCGCAGCAGTCGCGGATCAAAGCTTCGGAAATTTTAATACAGCAGAAACAGCGGGAACTGGAGCTGACTAAAAAGTCCCTAGATAACGAACTGGAAAATGCCAGGGAACGTTACCAGCAGCTGGAACGGTTGATCGGATCTTATCAAAAGGTTTCACTGGCCAATGCAGGCGACATTATCAGATCAGCTACAGCAAAACTTAATGCAGGTGAAATTGCTTATCTCGATTGGGTGATCCTGATCAACCAATCGATACAGTTAAAGGCAGAATATTATGATAAAGTGCAACAGTTTAATGAAGCGGCATTTGCAATTGAAAGAATTACAGCAACAGACAAATAA
- a CDS encoding aldo/keto reductase translates to MEYRKLGNTRLELSAIAYGAFAIGGNMWGGNEKKDSIESVKASIDNGITTIDTAPFYGFGLSEALIGEAIKGYDRTKIQLLTKFGLVWDGSNNGAGEHFFDAQNDGKAVPIYRYATKASIIKEVEDSLKRLHTDYIDLLQQHWPDPTTEIDEVMEAMAQLIKDGKILAAGLSNADHALLEKAAAVNLPASNQVPFSMLNRAIQDDLIPYTLENNIGIIAYSPMERGLLSGKYFEKEKLKADDHRNGYFSQFDLDAVKTFLERISPLAKEKNASIAQLVLRWTTLQQGITVVLAGARNAEQAVSNAAAMDFEISKEELAFIDGELGKI, encoded by the coding sequence ATGGAATACAGAAAACTAGGAAATACAAGGCTGGAGTTATCAGCAATCGCATATGGCGCCTTTGCCATCGGTGGCAATATGTGGGGAGGAAACGAAAAAAAGGATTCTATCGAGTCAGTTAAAGCATCAATAGATAATGGAATAACGACAATTGATACGGCTCCTTTTTATGGCTTTGGACTTAGTGAAGCGCTAATCGGTGAAGCCATTAAAGGGTACGACCGAACTAAAATACAATTATTAACCAAATTCGGCCTGGTTTGGGACGGTAGCAATAATGGTGCAGGCGAACATTTTTTTGATGCACAAAACGATGGTAAAGCGGTACCCATTTATCGCTACGCTACAAAGGCATCGATTATTAAAGAGGTTGAAGACAGCCTTAAACGCCTGCATACGGATTATATTGATCTTCTTCAGCAACATTGGCCCGATCCAACAACCGAGATAGATGAGGTAATGGAGGCCATGGCACAGCTCATTAAAGATGGTAAAATACTGGCCGCCGGGCTTTCGAATGCTGATCATGCATTGCTGGAAAAAGCTGCTGCTGTAAATCTGCCAGCATCAAACCAGGTACCATTTAGCATGCTCAACAGGGCTATCCAGGATGATTTAATCCCTTACACATTGGAAAATAATATCGGCATTATTGCTTATAGCCCAATGGAAAGAGGGCTGTTATCGGGCAAGTATTTTGAAAAAGAAAAACTTAAAGCTGACGACCACCGTAATGGATATTTTAGTCAGTTTGATCTTGACGCTGTTAAAACATTTCTGGAGCGCATTTCGCCATTGGCAAAAGAGAAAAATGCCAGCATTGCGCAATTGGTCCTGCGCTGGACAACGCTTCAACAAGGCATCACCGTTGTACTGGCAGGTGCCAGGAATGCTGAGCAAGCGGTATCAAATGCAGCTGCAATGGACTTTGAGATCAGTAAGGAAGAGCTTGCCTTTATTGATGGTGAGCTTGGGAAAATTTGA
- a CDS encoding RagB/SusD family nutrient uptake outer membrane protein, protein MKINIKNIAALLLLSGAIIGNSGCKKFLDETDPTNLSPSSFYTLPEHAEAGIAAVYAEIRFIGAGAGIYSNNWQMLDAPTGIQSTETAQNSDLNNLYSLIYDGTNLHVNQTWNGFYKVIAQTNLVLDKVPGINPMDNAQKKRILGEASFIRAWAYFYLVRLWGDVPLITKPITSPNDPNFSPSRTPQEQVYKQIVDDLVTAEAAGLPFMDASGRVSTAAIKSELAKVYLTMAGQPLNKGAAYYKLAADKAKEVIDYSTGNPALLGLFPAYGALHDAKNDNKVEHLFGIQYNDAAGFGNPLQSSYLPLHQPLVSKIDGIGTSIPTASFYGSYEAGDLRAKNRDGYFFTDYYTDGFKMPLINRGKPYVFKHFDLIANGTLGVEGTSRSDLNIPQIRYAETLLIYAEAQNRADGSANVAAYAAVNAVRKRAQLADLAGLGQTQFEEAVWRERWHELCYEGITWFDMVRLRKVYNETTNGFDNFVGHINKSVNQPLQTKHLLFPIPTSEIKNNPNLTPNPGY, encoded by the coding sequence ATGAAAATAAACATAAAAAATATCGCTGCTTTGTTGTTGCTAAGCGGTGCTATCATCGGGAACTCGGGATGTAAGAAGTTTTTAGATGAAACAGATCCCACCAATCTTTCGCCCAGCAGTTTTTATACTTTACCAGAACATGCAGAAGCAGGTATTGCCGCGGTTTATGCAGAAATCAGGTTTATCGGGGCCGGTGCTGGTATTTATTCCAACAACTGGCAAATGCTGGATGCACCAACGGGGATACAATCAACTGAAACCGCGCAAAACTCCGATCTGAACAATTTATATTCTCTGATTTATGATGGAACAAACCTTCATGTTAACCAAACCTGGAACGGTTTCTATAAGGTAATTGCGCAAACCAATCTGGTGTTGGATAAAGTTCCGGGCATTAACCCGATGGATAATGCACAGAAAAAAAGGATTTTGGGCGAGGCATCTTTCATCAGGGCCTGGGCCTATTTTTACCTGGTGCGTTTATGGGGTGATGTACCTTTGATTACAAAACCAATTACCAGTCCTAACGACCCCAATTTTTCTCCTTCCCGCACACCGCAGGAGCAGGTTTACAAACAGATTGTTGATGATCTGGTGACTGCAGAGGCAGCTGGTTTGCCTTTTATGGATGCAAGTGGACGTGTTTCTACAGCAGCCATTAAATCTGAACTGGCAAAAGTATATTTAACCATGGCCGGACAGCCCCTTAACAAAGGTGCAGCTTATTATAAATTAGCTGCAGATAAAGCGAAAGAGGTCATCGATTATTCAACCGGAAATCCGGCATTACTCGGTTTGTTTCCAGCTTACGGAGCGTTGCATGATGCAAAAAATGACAATAAAGTAGAGCATTTATTCGGCATCCAGTACAATGATGCTGCCGGATTTGGCAACCCCTTACAGTCGTCATACCTGCCATTGCACCAGCCATTGGTTTCTAAAATTGATGGAATTGGAACTTCTATCCCAACTGCCAGTTTTTATGGCTCGTATGAGGCCGGAGATTTAAGGGCTAAAAACAGAGATGGTTATTTCTTTACCGACTATTATACCGATGGCTTTAAAATGCCGCTGATTAACCGTGGTAAACCTTATGTTTTTAAACATTTCGATCTGATTGCAAATGGAACGTTAGGGGTGGAGGGTACCAGCAGAAGCGATTTGAATATTCCACAGATCCGTTATGCAGAAACACTCTTAATTTATGCTGAAGCGCAGAACAGGGCAGATGGTAGTGCGAATGTTGCGGCCTACGCTGCGGTAAATGCTGTGCGGAAAAGAGCACAACTGGCTGATCTGGCAGGTTTGGGCCAGACACAGTTTGAAGAAGCCGTATGGAGGGAACGCTGGCACGAGTTATGTTATGAAGGCATTACCTGGTTTGATATGGTGAGGTTGCGTAAAGTATATAACGAAACCACTAATGGTTTCGATAATTTTGTTGGCCACATTAATAAAAGTGTAAACCAGCCTTTGCAAACCAAACATTTGTTGTTCCCGATTCCGACTTCGGAAATCAAAAATAATCCTAACCTGACTCCAAATCCAGGTTACTAA
- a CDS encoding SusC/RagA family TonB-linked outer membrane protein, whose protein sequence is MNLVAEKSEGFSKLSMPLVHIQNRKIITGTVSDEKNMPIPGVGIKNISSGKTAVTDEAGKFSIEANPNDVIRFSYVGYQNKDVTVGNEANISVKMVPAEANKLDEVVVIGYGSVKKTDLTGSVGVVKASELQERPSSSLNQALAGRISGVQVNTNSGRPGGQTNIKIRGFSSINTSNNPLYVVDGVALPVGSQTQNSNAIDYINPSDIASVEVLKDASSTAIYGARGANGVILITTKKGSANAQRITYDADFGVNTLAAHHVKMLDAFEYVKVQDLAYENIKVYDPVGWAAGNYASTPVPKASRIALPQFFDGNGNPLYNTDWLKESTQNKLSQNHQLGFTGGNENSTYGVFAGYRDDQGLLLNSYLKRYSGRFNFDSKIKPWLKVGGNLSYNNQDENIVDQGTGGLNSVRMITEAFPFLPIKLADGKWGDNKLIPWAEGGSNPVHILTDQKYGMITQTALGSIYSTISFNKDLEFRTQLGANVVSRNINEYNAKQLYGISDGQNGTANVTNDRETFWSLENYLTYNKRFAESHAINALLGISWQATSFFSNTSHAENFVTDFYGNNNMGSGSKSITVGSSRNRSAFNSYFGRLNYAFKDKYLVTFTGRVDGSSKFGENHKFAFFPSAALAWKASDEDFLKGNKTISNLKLRTSYGLSGNSELPAYQSLATLVNNSAIINDGKVTGIGIGRLANPDLVWEKTAQVDAGLELGLFNNRINLEADLYYRKTTDMLLDAPVPRTTGYSVIRKNIGSMQNKGLDLGINTVNIQTDDFTWKTSFNISLNRNKVLSLATPDDIFGVGNPNFTNQTGIIRVGEPVGSFWGLVRLGTWSEAERAEAAKYVSYRGGKTLLPGDIKYLDVNGDHAITDADRQIIGNGTPKGWGSFGNSFRYKNLELIVELQYSYGNDVLNMTHHSGEDRQVQANSFASVLNAWTPQNQNTPIAAIRDQSAGYVTNVDTHWLEDGSFIRGKNLLLGYTFDKTLVEKLRLSKLRVYASVQNFFLATKYTGNDPEVTTYGNAFAQGQTFFDYPKPTTFMVGLNIGL, encoded by the coding sequence ATGAATCTGGTTGCTGAAAAATCCGAAGGGTTTTCCAAGCTAAGTATGCCTTTAGTGCATATCCAAAACCGAAAAATAATTACAGGAACCGTATCAGACGAAAAAAACATGCCTATTCCAGGAGTGGGCATCAAAAACATTTCTTCAGGTAAAACTGCTGTAACTGATGAAGCTGGTAAATTCAGCATTGAGGCCAACCCAAACGATGTGATCCGCTTTTCTTATGTGGGCTATCAAAATAAAGATGTTACGGTAGGCAATGAAGCCAATATTAGCGTTAAAATGGTACCTGCCGAGGCCAATAAGTTAGATGAAGTAGTGGTAATTGGTTATGGATCCGTGAAAAAAACAGATCTTACCGGTTCTGTTGGTGTGGTAAAAGCCAGCGAACTACAGGAACGCCCCTCTTCATCGTTAAACCAGGCATTAGCTGGCCGTATTTCCGGTGTACAGGTAAATACCAACTCGGGTAGGCCAGGCGGTCAGACCAACATTAAAATCCGTGGATTTAGCTCCATCAACACGAGTAACAATCCGCTTTATGTGGTAGATGGTGTGGCTTTGCCAGTGGGGTCGCAAACGCAGAACAGTAACGCTATCGATTACATTAACCCCAGCGATATCGCTTCAGTAGAAGTGTTAAAGGATGCTTCTTCGACCGCCATATACGGCGCAAGGGGAGCCAACGGCGTAATTTTAATCACCACCAAAAAAGGATCTGCTAATGCACAGCGCATTACCTATGATGCAGATTTTGGCGTAAATACGCTTGCCGCACACCATGTGAAGATGCTTGATGCGTTCGAGTATGTTAAAGTGCAGGACCTGGCTTACGAGAACATTAAAGTTTACGATCCGGTAGGATGGGCAGCAGGAAATTATGCATCTACACCTGTTCCAAAAGCATCGAGAATAGCTTTACCTCAGTTTTTCGATGGCAATGGAAACCCATTATATAACACCGATTGGTTAAAAGAATCTACACAGAACAAACTTTCGCAAAATCACCAGCTGGGTTTTACAGGTGGAAACGAAAATAGCACCTACGGCGTTTTTGCAGGTTATCGCGATGACCAGGGACTTTTATTGAACTCTTATTTAAAACGTTATTCGGGCAGATTTAATTTCGATAGCAAAATTAAGCCCTGGTTAAAAGTTGGCGGTAATTTGAGCTACAATAACCAGGATGAAAACATAGTTGATCAGGGAACAGGTGGTTTAAACTCAGTCCGCATGATTACCGAAGCATTTCCTTTTCTCCCGATTAAACTGGCAGATGGCAAGTGGGGCGATAATAAACTGATTCCTTGGGCAGAAGGAGGCTCCAATCCGGTGCATATCTTAACCGATCAAAAATATGGAATGATCACGCAAACTGCTTTGGGAAGCATTTATTCTACCATTAGCTTTAATAAAGATTTAGAGTTTCGTACCCAGTTAGGGGCTAATGTTGTAAGCCGTAACATTAACGAGTACAATGCCAAACAATTATACGGCATATCTGACGGGCAGAACGGTACAGCAAATGTGACCAATGACCGTGAAACTTTCTGGTCGCTAGAAAATTATTTAACCTATAACAAACGTTTTGCCGAATCGCATGCCATTAATGCCTTATTGGGTATCTCCTGGCAGGCCACCAGTTTCTTCAGCAATACCAGTCATGCGGAGAATTTTGTAACCGATTTTTACGGGAACAATAATATGGGCTCTGGGAGTAAATCGATTACGGTGGGCTCCAGCCGCAACAGATCGGCTTTTAACTCTTATTTTGGAAGATTAAACTATGCCTTTAAAGATAAATACCTGGTGACTTTTACGGGTAGGGTTGATGGATCGTCCAAATTCGGAGAGAACCATAAATTCGCCTTTTTCCCTTCGGCAGCACTGGCCTGGAAAGCTTCAGATGAAGATTTTCTGAAAGGGAACAAAACCATTTCAAACTTAAAACTAAGAACCAGTTACGGTTTAAGTGGTAATTCAGAACTTCCTGCTTATCAGTCTTTAGCCACACTGGTTAATAACTCTGCCATTATTAATGATGGTAAGGTAACCGGTATTGGTATAGGTCGTTTAGCAAATCCTGATCTGGTTTGGGAAAAAACAGCACAGGTTGATGCTGGTTTAGAACTGGGTTTGTTTAACAACCGGATTAATTTAGAGGCTGATCTTTATTACAGAAAAACAACCGATATGTTATTGGATGCTCCTGTACCACGTACCACAGGATACTCAGTAATCAGAAAAAATATCGGGTCTATGCAGAACAAAGGTTTGGATCTGGGTATCAATACCGTTAACATTCAAACTGACGATTTTACCTGGAAAACCAGCTTTAACATCTCCCTTAACCGCAATAAGGTACTTTCTTTGGCTACGCCTGACGATATTTTTGGTGTGGGTAATCCAAATTTCACCAACCAAACGGGTATTATCAGGGTAGGTGAGCCTGTGGGCTCATTCTGGGGACTGGTGCGTTTAGGAACCTGGAGCGAAGCCGAAAGGGCAGAAGCAGCTAAATATGTAAGTTACCGTGGCGGTAAAACTTTGCTTCCGGGCGATATTAAATATTTGGACGTAAACGGCGACCATGCCATTACAGATGCCGACCGTCAGATTATTGGTAACGGAACGCCAAAAGGCTGGGGATCGTTTGGCAACTCATTCCGCTATAAAAATTTAGAGCTGATTGTAGAGCTCCAATACTCTTATGGTAATGATGTGTTGAATATGACCCATCACTCCGGTGAAGACAGACAGGTACAGGCCAATAGTTTTGCCAGCGTATTAAATGCCTGGACTCCTCAGAATCAAAATACACCGATTGCCGCCATCAGGGATCAATCTGCCGGATATGTAACCAACGTGGATACCCACTGGTTAGAAGACGGTTCTTTCATCCGTGGTAAAAATCTTTTACTCGGTTATACTTTTGATAAAACACTTGTCGAAAAATTACGCTTAAGCAAACTCCGCGTTTATGCATCTGTTCAGAATTTCTTCCTGGCCACCAAGTATACCGGTAACGACCCTGAGGTAACCACTTATGGAAATGCATTTGCACAAGGCCAAACATTTTTCGATTATCCAAAGCCCACTACTTTCATGGTAGGCTTAAACATTGGATTATAA